A single genomic interval of Trichosurus vulpecula isolate mTriVul1 chromosome 6, mTriVul1.pri, whole genome shotgun sequence harbors:
- the LOC118853884 gene encoding transforming protein RhoA-like isoform X2 → MAAIRKKLVIVGDDECGKTCLLIVFSKDQFSDIYVPTVFENYVADIEVDRKQEPLKPEEGRDMANRIGAFAYMECSAKTKDGVREVFEMATRAALQVRRGRKKTECLVL, encoded by the exons ATGGCCGCCATCAGAAAAAAGCTGGTTATAGTTGGTGACGATGAGTGTGGGAAGACGTGCTTGCTGATTGTATTTAGCAAAGACCAATTCTCTGACATCTATGTGCCCACGGTGTTTGAAAATTACGTAGCAGATATTGAAGTGGATAGAAAACAA GAGCCCCTGAAACCTGAGGAAGGCAGAGATATGGCAAATCGGATCGGTGCATTTGCTTATATGGAGTGTTCAGCAAAGACCAAAGACGGTGTGAGGGAGGTTTTTGAAATGGCCACAAGAGCGGCTTTGCAAGTCAGACGTGGAAGGAAAAAAACCGAGTGCCTTGTCTTATAA
- the LOC118853884 gene encoding transforming protein RhoA-like isoform X1, translated as MAAIRKKLVIVGDDECGKTCLLIVFSKDQFSDIYVPTVFENYVADIEVDRKQVELALWDTAGQEDYHRLRPLSYPDTDVVLMCFSIDAPNSLESIGDKWTPEVKHFCPNVPIILVGNKKDLRNDEHTRRELAKKKQEPLKPEEGRDMANRIGAFAYMECSAKTKDGVREVFEMATRAALQVRRGRKKTECLVL; from the coding sequence ATGGCCGCCATCAGAAAAAAGCTGGTTATAGTTGGTGACGATGAGTGTGGGAAGACGTGCTTGCTGATTGTATTTAGCAAAGACCAATTCTCTGACATCTATGTGCCCACGGTGTTTGAAAATTACGTAGCAGATATTGAAGTGGATAGAAAACAAGTGGAGTTGGCTTTGTGGGACACAGCCGGTCAAGAAGATTATCATCGCCTTCGACCTCTTTCCTACCCAGATACCGATGTCGTACTTATGTGTTTTTCCATCGATGCCCCTAACAGTTTAGAAAGCATCGGAGACAAGTGGACCCCGGAGGTAAAGCATTTCTGTCCCAACGTGCCCATCATACTGGTTGGGAACAAGAAGGATCTTCGAAATGATGAGCACACGAGGCGGGAGCTGGCCAAGAAGAAGCAGGAGCCCCTGAAACCTGAGGAAGGCAGAGATATGGCAAATCGGATCGGTGCATTTGCTTATATGGAGTGTTCAGCAAAGACCAAAGACGGTGTGAGGGAGGTTTTTGAAATGGCCACAAGAGCGGCTTTGCAAGTCAGACGTGGAAGGAAAAAAACCGAGTGCCTTGTCTTATAA